The genomic interval TGCATATTGGTCATAAAAAAATTCTGGAACGAGTTACTCAAAATACTGAAAACGGAAAATACGAAAGTTTAGTACTTACTTTTTTTCCGCATCCACGAATGGTTTTACAAGAAAAATCAGAAATTAAACTCTTAAATACTATTTCTGAAAAATCTAAACTTCTGGAAGCAACCGGAATTGAAAATCTTGTTATTCATCCGTTTAACGAAAGTTTTTCAAGATTAACTGCCGAAGAGTTTGTACATTCTATTTTAGTGGATCAATTTCATATTCAAAAAATAATTATAGGTCACGATCATCGTTTTGGAAGAAACAGAACGGCAAATATTGATGATTTGATCGCTTTTGGAATCGAATATGGTTTTGAAGTTGAGCAAATTTCGGCTCAGGAAATTCAGGATGTTTCTGTAAGTTCGACCAAAATCAGAAAAGCGCTGAATGAAGGAAATATGGCTCTGGCCAATGATTATCTGGGTTACGATTACTTTTTGTCCGGTGAAGTTGTAAAAGGAAAACAATTGGGCAGAACTATTGGTTTTCCAACGGCAAATATCCAAATTGAAGAAGATTATAAATTAATTCCAAAAAATGGTGTTTATGTAGTTAAAGCCATTGTCGATCAAAAGGAAGTTTTCGGGATGATGAATATCGGTTTTAATCCAACTGTAAACGGTCAAAAACAAACCATCGAAGTAAATCTTTTTGACTTTGATGCTGATATTTATGGTCAAAAAATTGAGGTTTCATTATTAGAATATCTTCGCGAAGAGCAAAAATTTGGTTCGGTAGATTTATTGAAAGAACAATTAAATCGGGATAAGGCAAATGCTTTGGCTTTTGTGAGTCAGCTTTAAAAGAATATTTATTTTTTAATTATCATTCTTTCGCTTTTTTTTGGCGGAAGCGTAATTTTATTATTGTTTATGAAATGTATAGTCCCTACGGGACAAAACATCGACTTTCAACAAATTTTCTACCAACATATAATCTCTACGAGATATACTTCTTTAGAACTTAAATATTGGCAGCAGAACAATATCCTGTCTGTACAAAAGTCGCGTAGGGACTACAGTTCACCTTTACCACGCATTTATTGATTAATCCTCTACATACTTTTTGTTTTTTTTAAATCATCTTAGTTATTTTTTTAGTAAATTTGATATAGAACTCTGTTTGTCAAATGTTTGCTATTAACTTCTTTAAAAATAACCACTATGAAACTGCCTAAAGAAATAACCAATGGTTTTTTGATATTCCTAGGAATAGGTATCTTTTTTTTATTGATGGAACTGTTAGGTTTAGCTCATTTATTCTATTTACGTGTTCTAAACGTATTTTTTATATTTTATGGTGTAAATAAAACGATGCGAATGAACCTACACGAGGGAGAAACCGATTTTTTATCTAATGCTGTATCTGCAATGACAACCTCAGTAGTTGGTGTGGCATTAAGCGTTTTAGGATTATTAATTTACAGTTATGCAAGAGGTGGAGATGCCTATGTAAAAACGTTGTCGGCAACTTTTATGTTTGGAGGAAATCCATCAGTACCAACTTATTGCATCT from uncultured Flavobacterium sp. carries:
- a CDS encoding bifunctional riboflavin kinase/FAD synthetase, which translates into the protein MKLFHSINDFQSTKKTILTLGTFDGVHIGHKKILERVTQNTENGKYESLVLTFFPHPRMVLQEKSEIKLLNTISEKSKLLEATGIENLVIHPFNESFSRLTAEEFVHSILVDQFHIQKIIIGHDHRFGRNRTANIDDLIAFGIEYGFEVEQISAQEIQDVSVSSTKIRKALNEGNMALANDYLGYDYFLSGEVVKGKQLGRTIGFPTANIQIEEDYKLIPKNGVYVVKAIVDQKEVFGMMNIGFNPTVNGQKQTIEVNLFDFDADIYGQKIEVSLLEYLREEQKFGSVDLLKEQLNRDKANALAFVSQL